Proteins encoded within one genomic window of Bombina bombina isolate aBomBom1 chromosome 1, aBomBom1.pri, whole genome shotgun sequence:
- the LOC128642367 gene encoding LOW QUALITY PROTEIN: 4-hydroxybenzoate polyprenyltransferase, mitochondrial-like (The sequence of the model RefSeq protein was modified relative to this genomic sequence to represent the inferred CDS: deleted 1 base in 1 codon; substituted 1 base at 1 genomic stop codon) codes for MNTRCLYTNKSIHFCQRNWRSRVYHSPPYKIHEWKRSLSFSAAGMVNSMQKNVQPYLRLMRLDKPIGTWLLYLPCTWSIALAAVPGNLPDLSLLALFGTGAVLMRGAGCTINDMWDRDFDRKVXRTASRPIASGDISQFQSLVFLGGQLSLALCVLLCLNYYSIALGAASLSLVVTYPLMKRVTYWPQLVLGLTFNWGALLGWSAVKGSCDWSVCLPLYFSGVMWTLIYDTIYAHQDKKDDVFVGVKSTALRFNEQTKQWLSGFSVAMLGGLTLTGLSCDQTFPYYTAVVLTGAHLFYQIYTLNIDSPEDCWKKFIANRNVGLLLFVGIVLGNLWKTQDKDECKENCS; via the exons ATGAACACCAGATGTTTATATACTAACAAGTCAATACATTTTTGTCAGAGAAACTGGAGGTCCAGAGTGTACCATAGTCCACCTTACAAAATTCATGAATGGAAACGATCACTTAGCTTTTCTGCTGCTGGTATGGTGAATTCAATGCAAAAAAATGTCCAGCCTTACCTGAGGTTAATGAGACTGGATAAACCAATAGGCACCTGGCTGCTGTACTTACCATGTACCTGGAGTATTGCCCTTGCTGCTGTACCCGGCAATCTCCCAGACCTATCATTGCTGGCCTTATTTGGTACTGGTGCTGTTCTAATGCGAGGGGCTGGCTGTACTATCAATGACATGTGGGACAGAGACTTTGATAGAAAGGTATAAAGAACTGCTAGTCGCCCCATTGCATCAGGGGACATCTCTCAGTTTCAGTCATTGGTGTTTCTTGGTGGACAGCTAAGTTTGGCTTTGTGTGTCCTATTGTGTCTGAATTATTATAGTATTGCCCTGGGAGCAGCCTCCTTGTCCCTGGTAGTCACCTATCCACTGATGAAGAGGGTAACCTATTGGCCACAACTTGTTTTAGGGCTTACGTTTAACTGGGGCGCCTTGCTTGGGTGGTCTGCTGTAAAAGGTTCCTGTGATTGGTCGGTCTGCCTTCCCTTATATTTCTCTGGTGTCATGTGGACTCTAATTTATGACACCATCTATGCACATCAGGAT AAAAAAGATGATGTTTTTGTTGGTGTAAAGTCAACTGCCCTGAGATTTAATGAACAAACTAAACAGTGGCTGAGCGGTTTCAGTGTGGCAATGCTTGGCGGGCTGACATTAACAGGACTGAGTTGTGATCAGACCTTTCCCTATTACACTGCTGTTGTGCTCACTGGGGCTCATCTTTTTTATCAGATATATACTCTAAACATAGACAGCCCTGAAGACTGTTGGAAGAAGTTTATCGCCAACCGCAATGTGGGCTTATTGCTTTTTGTAGGTATTGTTCTTGGGAACTTGTGGAAAACACAAGACAAAGATGAATGCAAAGAAAACTGTTCATGA